The DNA region ATACCTAAATATATTTCGGAGAGAACCAGCTATCACGAAGTTTGATTGGCCTTTCACCCCTATCCACAAGTCATCCCAAGACTTTTCAACGTCAGCGGGTTCGGTCCTCCGCCGGCTCTTACACCGGTTTCAACCTGCTCATGGATAGATCACTTCGTTTCGGGTCTGCAATATCTGACTAAACGCCCTATTAAGACTTGCTTTCGCTACGGCTCCGGATTTCCTTAACCTTGCCAGATATCACAACTCGCAGGCTCATTATGCAAAAGGCAGTCCATCACACGTCATAAAGAATCGTGCTCTGAATGATTGTAAGCAAATGGTTTCAGGTTCTATTTCACTCGGGTCACCCCCGTTCTTTTCACCTTTCCCTCACGGTACTTGTTCACTATCGGTTTGGTAGTAGTATTTAGGGTTGGAAAGTGGTCTTCCCAGATTCAGACAAGGTTTCACGTGCCTCGCCCTACTCAGGATACTGTTAAGTAAAAAAGAGTTTTCATATACGGGAGTATCACCCTCTATGCTTAAACTTTCCAGATTATTCTATTAACTCTTTTTAGTCTATGTTACAGTCCTACAACCCCACTAGTAAACTAGTGGTTTGCCCTTTTACGATTTCGCTCGCCGCTACTTTCGTAATCTCATTTGATTTCTTTTCCTGTGGGTACTAAGATGTTTCAATTCCCCACGTTTGCTCCATATAGGTAGTATATATCACTATATACTGGGTTTTCCCATTCAGAAATTCCCGGATCAAAGCTCCTTGACAACTCCCCGAGACTTATCGCAGTCTAGCACGTCTTTCATCGCCTCTACCAACCAAGGCATCCACCATTCGCTCTTAGTAGCTTACCTTTTTTGACTTCGCAGACTAGCAAAGCTAGTCTTTACGAGCAAGGGCTACACCCTTTGCAAACCTCTAAAGCTATTAAGATTTACCCAAAACTTCGTTTGTCGTAAATCAATATTAAGGTTTTACTCGTAAAAACAAAAATTAAATTTGATTAAAATTATTTAATACTTAAACTTAATAAAGTTGCTTGTCTTTGAAGTTATTAGAATTATTTATTATGTTGATATTCTAATTCGCATCACTTCCTTGTTAAAGATAAAATAATGATTTATTTTATAATGTTTATATTATATAAATTAAGACGGAAAGAGATTATAAACTATAAAGTAAGTTTTAAAAACTTTATTGTTTCGTGTATAATCTTTAAACTTTTAAATTTGATAACAGTTAAATTTAAAAGATTTGCTTTTATGTTTATATAGATATAAAGCTTTAACAAGTCCTGTAAAATTGTTTTATTTTATTAAAACTTTTTGTGACTTTTAACAATGATAATTTAAATAACATTTAGATTATAAAACCTAATTAGAAAATTAACATATAAGAGATAATTGATTTTTATCAACTTTATTGTTTAACTCTCTAATTAAACTTTATAATAAAAAAATAAAGTTTGGTATTTTATCTAATAATACTTATATTTTTATAAAATTAAAAATAGTTTATTTTAATAAAAAACTATCATCTAAAATATAGTTATTTTTATTATAAAATACTTCTTTGTTAAACTATGTATTATATAAGCTTTATATAAAAATAATTTTTATATTTTTTTAATGGTGGGCCTGATAAGACTTGAACTTATGACCTCACCCTTATCAGGGGTGCACTCTAACCAGCTGAGCTACAGGCCCTTATGGTGGAGAATAGCGGGATCGAACCGCTGACCTCCTGCGTGCAAAGCAGGCGCTCTCCCAGCTGAGCTAATTCCCCTTTAGCTCTATTACTAATTTTAAAACAATCTCTGAAAACTAAACAAGGATGATTGAGTTAGTTGTCTATTACACTATAAGTATAAATATTAACACTTATATCTTTCTTATAGATATCTTGTGAGAGAATATCTATTTGTACTCTAGAAAGGAGGTGATCCAACCGCAGGTTCTCCTACGGTTACCTTGTTACGACTTCACCCCAGTTACTGATTCCACTGTGGAAGGTAGCTATTTTAGCATCCCTGCTTCGAGTGAGATCAACTTCCATGGTGTGACGGGCGGTGAGTACAAGACCCGGGAACGTATTCACCGTAGCATGGCTGATCTACGATTACTAGCGATTCCGGCTTCATGGGGTCGAGTTGCAGACCCCAATCCGAACTGGGACATATTTTATAGATTTGCTCCATCTTGCGATATTGCGTCTTACTGTATATGTCATTGTAGCACGTGTGTCGCCCTGGACATAAGGGCCATGATGACTTGACGTCGTCCACACCTTCCTCCTCCTTGCGAAGGCAGTCTGTTTAGAGTGCTCAGCCGAGCTGTTAGCAACTAAACACGTGGGTTGCGCTCGTTGCGGGACTTAACCCAACATCTCACGACACGAGCTGACGACAGCCGTGCAGCACCTGTCACTAAATTCTAGTAAACTAGCACTTTCTAATCTCTTAGATGTTTTTAGGATGTCAAGTCCAGGTAAGGTTCTTCGCGTATCTTCGAATTAAACCACATGCTCCACCGCTTGTGCGGGTCCCCGTCTATTCCTTTGAGTTTTAATCTTGCGACCGTACTCCCCAGGCGGTATACTTAATGCGTTAGCTGCATTACTGCCTTGACTAGCAAAGCAACAACTAGTATACATCGTTTAGGGCGTGGACTACCAGGGTATCTAATCCTGTTTGCTACCCACGCTTTCACGCCTCAGCGTCAGTTAGGTTCCAGCAGATCGCTTTCGCAATGGGTATTCTTCTTGATCTCTACGGATTTTACCCCTACACCAAGAATTCCATCTACCTCTCCCCTACTCTAGACTATCAGTTTCCTAAGCAGTTTAGTGGTTAAGCCACTAGATTTCACAAAAGACTTGATAATCCGCCTACGCGTCCTTTACGCCCAGTGATTCCGAGTAACGCTTGCACCCCCCGTATTACCGCGGCTGCTGGCACGGAGTTAGCCGGTGCTTATTCATCAGGTACCGTCATTATTCTTTCCTGATAAAAGGAGTTTACGCTCCGAAAAGTGTCATCCTCCACGCGGCGTTGCTGCGTCAGGGTTTCCCCCATTGCGCAATATTCCTTACTGCTGCCTCCCGTAGGAGTTTGGACCGTGTCTCAGTTCCAATGTGACTGATCATCCTCTCAGACCAGTTACGCGTCATAGCCTTGGTAAGCCATTACCTTACCAACTAGCTGATACGATATAGTCTCATCCTACACCGAAAAGACTTTCCCTATTTAACTTATGTTAAATAGGAGTATGAGGTATTAGCAGTCGTTTCCAACTGTTGTTCCTCTGTGTAGGGCAGATTAACTATATATTACTCACCCGTGCGCCACTAATCCATCCTAGCAAGCTAGGACTTCATCGTTCGACTTGCATGTATTAGGCACGCCACCAGCGTTCACTCTGAGCCAGGATCAAACTCTCCATAAAAAATATTATGAAGTTTTTAATCTAAAAACTTTTATTATTTATCTTTAAATAAAAATAAATTATTATTTAATACCTTTATATATAATACAAAGATATTGTTTTTAATTTCTAGCTCAATCGATCACTTGTTTAGATTTCAAAGATTAACTTTAAAATTTGATTTTTATAGTTTAACATTAATAATTTAAAAAACTCGTTTTTTATAAAAAAGAACTTATTTAAACAACTCGTTTAAGAGGTCTTTCGTAAAACGGAAATGAAATTATACAAACATAAAGCTTAAAGCTTGATTAAAGTGGGGGAAAATGTTGGAAGAAATTTGGGGAATATGAAAAAATAGAGTTAGAAATTATGGAAATTGATTAAAATCTACAAATTTGTCAAGTTCTGACCTTTTTAAATTTGATTTTTGTAAAATAGTAGCATTAGTTTAAATGAAATAGATGTAGTTTTAAATTTGAAGCAAAGCTATTATAAATTTTGTGCTTTGATGAGATGTTAAGCTTTGGCATTGTTTGTCCTTTTAAAATTTATTTATTATAATTTTATCACTTTTTAGTAATAATTTAGCTACTGTTCTTTTAAGTAATAAGTTTTTATAAATTCTTTTTCGTTTTTATTTGTACTCACATGTTTTAAAATATATATATTTCTTGAATTTTTTCTTTTCCGCCTTTATAATAATAGTATTCATATATTTCTTTTAATTCATCTGATGATAATTGCTTATATGGTTCAATGATATAATCTGTTTGATTCTTATCTATAAAAATAACTCTATTTTTTTGTGTTGAAAATAATATGTCCTCTAATTTGTCTGTCAGTCTTAAGTCGTTTTTAAATTTTATATAATCTTTTATATTTTTAAAATTTGCATAATCTTTCGAGCAATATTTTTGATAAACATTTCTTGACATGCTATTATATTTTAAAAAATAATTTCCATTATCATCTATATCAATTGCACCAATAATGCTTAAGATATAAATTTTATAGCAATTTTCATACTCTTTTTTCATAAGTTCTTCTGAGGATTGTCCTGAGACATTGTGTTCAAGTAGCAAATCTAGCATTGGTTCAAAGTTTGGGATATCTTCTAGCGGTTTATATAAACTATGGTTATATTTTAATTCATCCATAGATAAATTATAGTCAAACATATCTCTTTTTGATTGTTTTGCAAGAATCATATGATCATCAATATCTTCTTTTGTAAAAATATCATTTATGGAATTTCCAACTTCTACTTGGTCGTATTCATTTATACGATTATAGGTATATGGTTTGTAGCCATCTCTAAATGCCATTTTTGCAAGCTCATAGGAGTTGCTATAAACTAAATAATCAAAAACATAAACTGCTGGTTTTGAATGGTTGTGATTAAATTCTATATCTTTATAAATAATATTAACATTATCTCCATCCACAATTAGTTTTTCCATGTTGTAGTAATTTGGCAAGTTAGTTAAATAATATTGTATAACTTTTGCTTCTTCAAATTTAATCCCATTATTAAGTAAAATTTTAACTACTTTTATACTATTCATAGATAAAGCATAAGCAAAAGGGTTTAAACCTTGCTCATCTTTAGCTCTAATATCTGCACCAAGATTAATTAACTCTTTTGTTGTGTTTTCATCTCCCCAAAAACTAGCATACATTAAAGGTGTAACTCCACCATGCAATCTATAATCAACACTAATATTATTATCTTTCATAAAGGATAAAATTTTATTTGTATTTTTTGACTTAAGAAGTTTTTTAAGCTCTATATCTTTAAGTGGCTCTTCAACCACATTTGGCTTTGAGTTATAATCTATATCCCAATATCTAAAACTAAAACTATCAACTTCTTCTTGTGTAACATACTTTGAAATTTCAGAACCTGGTTTTATAACTGTATCAGCTGTAACTGTGAAGTGAGAATTTTGAGAGAGTTTAAATTTATTATAAACTATAAAAGCAACTAAAATTAAAGTTATAATTATAAATGAATTTAAAAATTTGTTTTTCAAATTTAACCTTTAAATATAAATTTATAATTAAATCTCAGCCCAAATTTAAAACTAAAAAGGGCTGAAAATTTTAAAATTTGACTTAAATTATTTAAATTTATATCGGCATAACCCTTATATTTGGGCTTAAATTTTCTTTTAATACTGCCTCTATTGCAAAAAGTGTTCCTGTAGAGCCACTTGCACAACCACTGCAAGCTCCTAAATATCTTATATAAATGTCAGTTTTGCCATCATCACTTTTTCTAATATCAACTATATC from Campylobacter ureolyticus includes:
- a CDS encoding ankyrin repeat domain-containing protein encodes the protein MKNKFLNSFIIITLILVAFIVYNKFKLSQNSHFTVTADTVIKPGSEISKYVTQEEVDSFSFRYWDIDYNSKPNVVEEPLKDIELKKLLKSKNTNKILSFMKDNNISVDYRLHGGVTPLMYASFWGDENTTKELINLGADIRAKDEQGLNPFAYALSMNSIKVVKILLNNGIKFEEAKVIQYYLTNLPNYYNMEKLIVDGDNVNIIYKDIEFNHNHSKPAVYVFDYLVYSNSYELAKMAFRDGYKPYTYNRINEYDQVEVGNSINDIFTKEDIDDHMILAKQSKRDMFDYNLSMDELKYNHSLYKPLEDIPNFEPMLDLLLEHNVSGQSSEELMKKEYENCYKIYILSIIGAIDIDDNGNYFLKYNSMSRNVYQKYCSKDYANFKNIKDYIKFKNDLRLTDKLEDILFSTQKNRVIFIDKNQTDYIIEPYKQLSSDELKEIYEYYYYKGGKEKIQEIYIF